The following proteins are encoded in a genomic region of Chloroflexi bacterium ADurb.Bin180:
- a CDS encoding Double zinc ribbon: MISCPGCGTTNRRGSRFCGHCGQPLDPTPDISCPECNRLNPSDSIYCAFCGARVVSLTAEPVEASAGPVVEPAPAESDATAPREVPSWLYETREATESGAPAPAAEAAPVPSPAHSSKYLEDIEGALPGAAGWLPVNARAEPLPKVELPTPIAARKQGCLAILPLLLWPPSR; the protein is encoded by the coding sequence ATGATCTCTTGTCCCGGATGCGGCACCACCAATCGACGGGGAAGCAGGTTCTGCGGCCACTGTGGACAGCCTCTCGATCCGACGCCAGATATAAGCTGCCCGGAATGCAACCGTCTGAATCCCTCCGATAGCATCTACTGCGCTTTTTGTGGAGCCAGAGTAGTCTCACTCACTGCCGAGCCGGTTGAAGCCAGTGCCGGTCCGGTCGTTGAGCCAGCTCCGGCCGAATCCGACGCCACCGCGCCGCGCGAGGTACCCTCGTGGCTGTACGAGACCCGGGAAGCAACAGAATCAGGCGCGCCAGCTCCTGCAGCAGAGGCTGCCCCGGTGCCGTCCCCAGCCCACTCCAGCAAGTACCTCGAGGACATCGAGGGAGCCCTGCCTGGCGCAGCCGGCTGGCTCCCGGTGAATGCCCGGGCCGAGCCTCTGCCCAAGGTCGAGCTGCCCACTCCGATAGCCGCTCGCAAACAGGGCTGCCTGGCTATCTTGCCGCTCCTGCTCTGGCCCCCTTCCAGGTAG